In the Gymnodinialimonas sp. 202GB13-11 genome, one interval contains:
- a CDS encoding sigma-54-dependent transcriptional regulator: MTLGPVLFVDDEPDLRTAAGQTLALADLPALLCASASEALEHISDDFPGILVTDIRMPQMDGTALMRAALDRDPDLPVILVTGHGDVELAVSSLQAGAYDFIEKPYDPARLVDIVRRALEKRALTMEVRALRGDSGANDPITSRLNGRSAVMSSLRNRLRAVASADTDVLIEGATGTGKEVAARAIHAASDRAARPFVAINCAALPEALIDSELFGHAPGAFPGATRERYGKFEHARGGTLFLDQIDSLPLPVQGKLLTALQDRAITPLGSNEAVALDLRVIAASKHSLSDAVAAGTFRDDLFYRLNVVTVQMPTLAERREDIPGLYQILLSQASARHNRPVPVISPEALAEMAARDWPGNVRELRNAAERAILGLDGTASDATPTGKLADRMAAHERDLIAAALSAHGGSAKATYEALGISRKALYEKMQKHGLELQSFRPTRAS; the protein is encoded by the coding sequence ATGACCCTTGGCCCCGTCCTGTTTGTCGATGATGAGCCCGACCTGCGTACGGCCGCCGGACAGACGCTCGCACTGGCCGACTTGCCTGCCCTGCTCTGCGCCTCCGCAAGCGAGGCTCTTGAGCATATCTCAGACGATTTTCCCGGCATCCTCGTCACCGACATCCGTATGCCCCAGATGGATGGCACCGCGCTGATGCGGGCCGCACTCGACCGCGACCCGGACCTGCCTGTCATTTTGGTGACAGGCCACGGCGATGTGGAACTTGCCGTCAGTTCCCTTCAGGCCGGGGCGTATGATTTCATTGAAAAGCCCTACGATCCCGCGCGCCTTGTGGACATCGTGCGCCGCGCCTTGGAAAAGCGTGCCCTGACGATGGAGGTGCGGGCCCTGCGCGGGGATTCCGGCGCGAACGACCCGATCACCAGCCGCCTGAACGGACGCTCCGCCGTCATGTCCTCTCTGCGCAACCGTCTGCGTGCCGTTGCAAGCGCCGATACGGATGTCCTGATCGAAGGGGCCACCGGCACCGGCAAAGAGGTCGCCGCCCGCGCGATCCACGCCGCCTCGGACCGCGCCGCGCGCCCCTTTGTGGCCATCAACTGCGCCGCTTTGCCGGAAGCGTTGATCGACAGTGAACTTTTCGGCCATGCCCCCGGTGCCTTTCCCGGTGCCACGCGCGAACGCTACGGCAAGTTCGAACATGCCCGCGGCGGCACCCTGTTTCTGGATCAGATCGACAGCCTCCCGCTCCCCGTTCAGGGCAAGTTGCTGACCGCCCTGCAAGACCGCGCCATCACACCGCTTGGCTCGAACGAGGCCGTGGCCCTCGATCTGCGCGTCATCGCGGCGTCGAAGCACTCTCTGTCAGACGCCGTCGCCGCTGGCACGTTCCGCGATGACCTGTTCTATCGCCTCAACGTTGTGACAGTGCAGATGCCCACCCTCGCCGAACGGCGCGAAGATATTCCGGGCCTTTACCAGATCCTGCTGAGCCAGGCCTCCGCCCGCCATAACCGACCCGTTCCAGTGATCTCACCCGAGGCGCTGGCCGAGATGGCCGCACGCGACTGGCCCGGCAATGTGCGGGAGCTTCGCAATGCAGCCGAACGCGCCATCCTCGGCCTTGATGGAACGGCCAGCGACGCGACGCCCACCGGCAAACTGGCAGACCGAATGGCCGCCCATGAACGCGACCTGATCGCTGCTGCACTCAGCGCCCATGGTGGCTCCGCCAAAGCCACGTACGAGGCGCTGGGGATCAGCCGCAAAGCGCTCTACGAGAAGATGCAAAAGCACGGGCTGGAGCTGCAAAGCTTCCGTCCAACCCGCGCAAGCTAA
- a CDS encoding sensor histidine kinase: protein MTEPRSSNGLSPLRTRAARPRRAIWLVALAVCAALIGVLAAQPRIERLYFRQAGAEDTATLRLATQVLRGALERTQALPALIADRQILHQTLAEPENEGLVPFTNEMLRQAALSLEVSDIYVMDLSGRTIATSNYRSDTSFLGRSFSFRPYFSDALSAGLGRFHALGTTSGQRGYFFAAPVIDNTEVLGVVAVKLSLDGFEEAWAESASTIIVTDVNNVVFLSDRPDWHFRTIAPLPDAAVEQITLTRQYPVERLRPLSLGTEPLDPDLGFGLDLLEVGDERFVSQTALIAAAGWRVSILTPTGPATQQAWTTVLLLWLVIVIAGLILAAVLGRRARLIERLAAEQSLAALLEARVTERTAALKSEVEERRATEERLRATQKELVQAGKLAALGSMSAALSHEFNQPLAAVKSYAENAGTFLDRGRSTEARENIERISGMADRMASISKHLRNFARRPQDRTGPVALTQVVDDALELMQPRLRAVDVHYDRPPAEIWARGGPVRLQQVVVNLLGNALDAMAGMEPQRIEIILTGGESSEIAVRDFGPGLSQDALEQAFDPFFTTKDPGQGLGLGLSISYNIVRDFGGQLAVTNHPQGGAVFRIVLEAAAPAPAEVAAQ from the coding sequence GTGACCGAACCGCGATCTTCCAACGGGCTATCGCCCTTGCGCACACGCGCTGCACGCCCCCGGCGGGCCATTTGGCTGGTGGCGTTGGCGGTATGTGCCGCCCTGATCGGCGTTCTGGCGGCGCAGCCCCGTATTGAGCGCCTCTATTTCAGGCAAGCCGGGGCTGAGGATACCGCAACCTTGCGGCTGGCCACTCAGGTTCTGCGCGGCGCATTGGAGCGAACGCAGGCTTTGCCTGCCTTGATCGCAGATCGCCAGATCCTGCACCAAACGTTGGCCGAGCCGGAAAACGAGGGGCTTGTGCCCTTCACAAACGAGATGCTTCGTCAGGCGGCTCTCTCGCTCGAAGTGTCAGATATCTACGTGATGGACCTCAGCGGGCGGACAATCGCGACGTCCAATTACCGCTCCGACACGTCCTTTCTGGGCCGTTCGTTCAGCTTCCGCCCCTATTTCTCGGATGCCCTCAGCGCCGGGTTAGGGCGCTTTCATGCCTTGGGGACGACATCGGGGCAACGCGGCTACTTCTTCGCGGCACCTGTGATCGACAATACCGAGGTTCTGGGCGTGGTTGCCGTAAAGCTCAGCCTTGATGGCTTCGAGGAGGCTTGGGCCGAAAGTGCGTCCACCATCATCGTGACAGATGTAAACAACGTCGTGTTCCTCTCCGACCGGCCCGATTGGCACTTTCGCACGATTGCCCCCTTGCCGGATGCCGCCGTCGAACAGATCACTTTGACACGACAATATCCGGTTGAGCGTTTGCGTCCCCTTTCTCTTGGAACCGAACCATTAGACCCCGATCTTGGCTTCGGTCTGGACCTTCTGGAGGTTGGGGATGAACGGTTCGTCAGCCAAACCGCCCTGATCGCAGCCGCAGGGTGGCGGGTTTCGATCCTGACGCCCACAGGCCCCGCGACCCAACAAGCGTGGACAACCGTCTTGCTGCTTTGGTTGGTGATCGTGATCGCGGGCTTGATCCTTGCCGCCGTTCTCGGGCGCCGCGCCCGCCTCATCGAACGTCTCGCTGCCGAGCAATCGCTCGCCGCCTTACTGGAAGCGCGCGTTACGGAACGCACCGCTGCCCTGAAGTCCGAGGTTGAGGAACGGCGCGCAACGGAAGAACGCCTGCGCGCAACACAGAAAGAACTGGTACAGGCTGGCAAACTCGCCGCGCTTGGGTCCATGTCCGCCGCGTTGAGCCACGAGTTCAACCAACCGCTGGCCGCCGTGAAATCCTATGCTGAGAATGCCGGCACTTTCCTCGATCGCGGGCGATCGACCGAGGCCCGCGAGAATATCGAACGCATCTCAGGCATGGCCGACCGGATGGCGTCGATCTCAAAGCATTTGCGGAACTTTGCCCGCCGTCCGCAGGACCGGACCGGCCCCGTTGCGCTGACGCAGGTGGTCGATGACGCGCTGGAATTGATGCAGCCCCGTTTGCGCGCCGTGGATGTGCACTATGACCGTCCACCCGCCGAGATCTGGGCGCGCGGTGGCCCGGTTCGCTTGCAACAAGTCGTCGTCAACCTGCTTGGCAATGCGCTTGATGCGATGGCGGGAATGGAGCCGCAAAGGATCGAAATCATCCTGACCGGCGGCGAAAGCTCCGAAATCGCTGTCCGTGATTTCGGCCCCGGCCTGTCGCAGGACGCGCTTGAGCAGGCCTTTGATCCGTTTTTCACCACGAAAGACCCTGGTCAGGGTCTCGGGCTGGGTTTGTCGATTTCTTATAACATCGTGCGCGACTTCGGCGGGCAGTTGGCGGTCACAAACCATCCCCAAGGCGGTGCAGTCTTCCGCATTGTTCTTGAGGCCGCGGCCCCCGCCCCCGCAGAGGTGGCGGCGCAATGA
- a CDS encoding PPC domain-containing protein — MKFTLSALATTATLALTAGMAQAQEVSCGGIGVTGQWIGGSAEASDISTSEGPLLQSNVPIAFDANVISLFSVSEAGDVRLEAQPVGSGDSVIEIYDEAGTLVITDDDGGGGWASRAETVLQPGNYCMLTRGFAGGQLSSDIQISRLEHDAITSGLTGGFFGGGGGSLFVGVDPCTNETAATPLGTGPLDGDLANGGVSAVNTINGAPYYRFTLNSPQTISVRAENPNADPYIYVFDGNGTLIGENDDAQIGGTWSLNSRLDFTQPLQAGTYCIGMRALSNPDVPVTVSVLAYSQADALAELYATGEAAPPMDGSFPIVDLGVLPGRSVRDAQISGTQATWFSMDVPEAGALVINAVEVTDSDPLIILYNDLGQEIAYNDDSNGTLNSEIVARVNAGRYLLAVRQYSDGYQGIIRIATERYVPAQ; from the coding sequence ATGAAGTTTACTCTTTCTGCCCTTGCAACAACGGCCACGCTGGCCCTGACCGCCGGAATGGCTCAGGCTCAGGAGGTTTCGTGTGGTGGCATCGGCGTGACAGGGCAGTGGATTGGCGGCAGCGCCGAAGCGTCCGATATCTCGACATCCGAGGGCCCATTGCTGCAATCGAACGTGCCAATCGCATTTGATGCCAACGTGATCTCCCTTTTCAGCGTCAGCGAGGCCGGCGATGTCCGGCTTGAGGCGCAGCCGGTTGGCAGTGGCGATAGCGTGATTGAGATTTACGACGAAGCCGGAACGTTGGTCATCACCGATGATGACGGTGGCGGCGGTTGGGCCAGCCGTGCCGAGACAGTGCTTCAGCCCGGCAACTATTGCATGCTGACACGCGGTTTTGCGGGTGGTCAGTTGAGCTCGGATATTCAAATCAGCCGTCTGGAGCATGATGCCATCACATCCGGCCTGACCGGTGGCTTCTTCGGTGGCGGCGGCGGTTCGCTGTTCGTCGGCGTTGATCCCTGCACCAACGAAACCGCGGCCACGCCGCTTGGCACCGGCCCACTCGATGGTGATCTGGCCAATGGCGGCGTCAGCGCGGTTAACACGATCAACGGCGCGCCGTACTACCGCTTCACGCTCAACAGCCCGCAAACCATCTCGGTGCGTGCCGAGAACCCGAATGCGGACCCGTATATCTACGTCTTTGACGGCAACGGCACGCTGATCGGCGAGAATGACGACGCGCAGATCGGTGGCACCTGGTCGCTGAACAGCCGCCTCGATTTCACCCAACCGCTTCAGGCGGGCACCTACTGCATTGGTATGCGGGCGCTGTCTAACCCAGATGTGCCGGTGACGGTGTCCGTCCTGGCGTACAGCCAGGCGGATGCATTGGCCGAGCTTTATGCAACCGGTGAAGCCGCCCCGCCGATGGACGGATCCTTCCCGATCGTTGATCTGGGCGTGTTGCCGGGCCGTTCGGTGCGCGATGCACAGATCTCGGGCACGCAGGCGACATGGTTCTCGATGGACGTGCCTGAGGCTGGTGCGCTTGTCATCAATGCGGTCGAAGTGACCGACAGTGACCCGCTGATCATTCTCTACAACGATCTGGGCCAGGAAATCGCTTACAACGACGATTCCAATGGTACGCTGAATTCCGAGATCGTGGCGCGGGTGAATGCAGGCCGCTACCTGCTGGCCGTGCGTCAGTATTCGGATGGCTATCAAGGCATCATCCGCATTGCGACGGAACGCTACGTTCCCGCCCAGTGA
- the tpiA gene encoding triose-phosphate isomerase → MARKLAAGNWKMNGTTAALAEVAALTAAIEAETCEVLLCPPATLISRMADMAQGSGLMIGGQTCHPNGSGAHTGDISAAMLTDAGASHVILGHSERRADHGETDEDVAAQTAAATGEGLIAIVCVGETEAERDAGVTLNVVSTQLAGSVPEGTDLAKLVIAYEPVWAIGTGRTPTLEQIAEVHDHMRAELTERFGQGAHNIPLLYGGSVKQSNAAEIFAVSNVDGALVGGASLKAADFSGIVSALSGA, encoded by the coding sequence ATGGCACGGAAACTGGCGGCAGGCAACTGGAAGATGAATGGCACCACCGCAGCGCTGGCGGAGGTTGCGGCGCTGACCGCAGCCATCGAGGCCGAGACCTGTGAGGTTCTGCTCTGCCCGCCCGCAACGCTGATCTCGCGCATGGCGGATATGGCGCAGGGCAGCGGGCTTATGATCGGCGGACAAACCTGCCATCCCAACGGATCGGGCGCGCATACGGGCGATATCTCGGCGGCGATGCTGACTGACGCGGGCGCGTCCCATGTGATCCTCGGCCATTCGGAGCGGCGCGCTGACCATGGCGAGACCGATGAAGACGTTGCCGCGCAAACCGCCGCCGCCACCGGCGAAGGCCTGATCGCCATCGTCTGCGTGGGCGAGACGGAGGCCGAACGCGACGCCGGTGTCACCCTCAACGTGGTCAGCACGCAGCTTGCGGGCTCTGTCCCAGAAGGCACCGACCTAGCCAAGCTCGTCATCGCTTATGAACCGGTCTGGGCCATCGGCACGGGCCGCACGCCGACGCTGGAACAGATCGCCGAGGTGCATGACCACATGCGGGCCGAATTGACGGAGCGGTTTGGACAAGGCGCGCATAATATCCCCCTCCTCTACGGTGGGTCGGTGAAGCAGTCGAACGCGGCTGAGATCTTTGCGGTGTCGAATGTGGACGGCGCGCTGGTTGGCGGCGCGTCCCTGAAGGCGGCAGATTTCAGCGGGATCGTCTCAGCGCTGTCTGGCGCCTGA
- a CDS encoding isopenicillin N synthase family dioxygenase, which translates to MIPHIDAKALAAREPAALASTKHGAEEVGFLTLHNTALSTADVEAAIAAYRAFFKGPRDVKEAVNMNVTGSNRGWGGPGSEQVDPAANPDYKEVFDCGVELPKGDPFARLPVYAPNQWPDAPEGFQEAIEGYFTQARAIALRLLAGISVAIGKDETFFDDKFAKPMALLRGNYYPERPAWAGEKDFGIAAHTDYGCLTLLATDGQPGLEVQLRDGTWVPVEAQPGTFIINFGEMLEMWTAGQVRATPHRVIGGAQERISIPLFFNPVFDTDVSAEGQPSVTAGEHLSKRYMETYTHLQGTE; encoded by the coding sequence ATGATCCCTCACATTGATGCAAAAGCCCTTGCCGCGCGCGAGCCGGCGGCACTGGCCTCAACAAAGCATGGCGCGGAAGAGGTTGGGTTTCTGACGCTGCACAACACCGCGCTGTCGACGGCGGATGTGGAGGCGGCGATTGCCGCTTACCGCGCTTTCTTCAAGGGACCGCGTGACGTGAAAGAGGCGGTGAACATGAATGTCACAGGCTCGAACCGGGGCTGGGGCGGGCCGGGGTCCGAACAGGTCGATCCGGCGGCGAACCCGGATTACAAAGAGGTCTTCGATTGTGGGGTGGAGCTTCCCAAGGGCGATCCGTTCGCACGCCTGCCGGTCTACGCGCCGAACCAATGGCCGGACGCACCGGAAGGCTTTCAGGAGGCCATCGAGGGCTATTTCACCCAAGCCCGTGCGATTGCCCTGCGCCTTCTGGCGGGGATTTCGGTGGCCATTGGGAAGGACGAGACCTTCTTTGATGATAAATTCGCTAAGCCCATGGCTCTGCTGCGTGGCAACTACTACCCCGAACGCCCCGCTTGGGCGGGGGAGAAGGATTTCGGCATTGCAGCGCACACTGACTATGGCTGCCTGACCTTGCTGGCCACTGACGGCCAACCGGGGCTGGAGGTGCAATTGCGTGACGGGACGTGGGTGCCGGTGGAGGCGCAACCCGGCACGTTCATCATCAACTTCGGCGAGATGCTTGAGATGTGGACTGCCGGTCAGGTCCGCGCCACGCCGCACAGGGTGATCGGTGGCGCGCAGGAGCGGATTTCGATCCCGCTGTTTTTCAACCCGGTGTTCGATACGGACGTGTCGGCAGAGGGGCAGCCTTCGGTCACAGCCGGTGAGCATTTGTCGAAGCGGTATATGGAGACCTATACCCACCTTCAGGGAACGGAGTAG
- a CDS encoding TfoX/Sxy family protein, which translates to MSVSAEEIAHAVELFSGLGDITTRKMMGGLCLYHEGTIFALLMSDGQLYLKGAGDFQQVLEDEGCTRWQYQREGRDKPTFMPYWTMPDAALDDPDEAATWARRALEHL; encoded by the coding sequence GTGAGCGTTTCGGCCGAGGAGATCGCGCACGCGGTTGAGTTGTTCTCGGGCCTTGGCGACATCACCACACGGAAAATGATGGGCGGTCTGTGCCTGTATCACGAAGGCACGATCTTCGCGCTTTTGATGTCAGACGGGCAGCTTTACCTTAAAGGTGCTGGTGATTTTCAGCAGGTGCTTGAGGATGAGGGCTGCACCCGTTGGCAATACCAGCGCGAGGGCCGCGACAAGCCCACGTTCATGCCCTATTGGACGATGCCGGACGCTGCCCTTGATGACCCCGACGAGGCCGCGACCTGGGCACGCCGGGCGTTAGAGCATCTCTAG
- a CDS encoding HesB/IscA family protein, which translates to MFGIPGKQAVTLTDKASAQIAKLMAQGGTQGLRIGVKKGGCAGMEYTMDYVSEIDPNDEVVEQDGARVMIAPMAQMFLFGTEIDYEVSLLEASFKFRNPNVSDACGCGESIKFKDIDELAAEK; encoded by the coding sequence ATGTTCGGCATCCCCGGCAAGCAAGCCGTAACGCTCACCGACAAGGCCTCCGCCCAGATCGCCAAGCTCATGGCACAGGGCGGCACGCAAGGGCTGCGCATTGGCGTCAAGAAAGGCGGCTGTGCGGGCATGGAATACACGATGGACTATGTGTCCGAGATCGACCCGAACGATGAGGTCGTGGAACAGGATGGCGCCCGGGTGATGATCGCGCCGATGGCACAGATGTTCCTGTTCGGCACCGAGATCGACTATGAGGTCAGCTTGCTGGAAGCGAGCTTCAAGTTCCGCAATCCCAATGTGTCTGACGCCTGCGGCTGCGGCGAGTCGATCAAGTTCAAGGATATCGACGAACTGGCCGCTGAAAAGTGA
- a CDS encoding DUF3307 domain-containing protein, whose translation MAAYTFAALFLAHVLADYVLQTTWMVVNKRRAIAMAAHIGLVLGTMCLTTLTFNPWFLALAVAHLWIDIVKTYAMPEGLFAYIFDQLLHVVSVAGIALLAPGIWPASPLAEVENLPLYYMIAGGVLFAARGGQYAVATILARQGLGDSKGVLLGWFERAALCVVLIGGWPVFAGAVLAAKAIYMGAKMPGRDTTSRNRLILGSGISLAWGLAVAIPLALVMPMMH comes from the coding sequence ATGGCAGCCTACACATTTGCGGCGCTCTTTCTGGCGCATGTCTTGGCGGACTACGTGCTGCAGACGACCTGGATGGTCGTGAATAAGCGGCGCGCCATCGCCATGGCGGCCCATATCGGCCTTGTTCTGGGAACGATGTGCCTGACAACGCTAACGTTCAACCCGTGGTTTCTGGCATTGGCCGTTGCGCATCTGTGGATCGACATCGTCAAAACCTATGCCATGCCCGAGGGACTGTTTGCCTATATCTTCGACCAGCTTCTGCATGTCGTGTCCGTCGCGGGGATCGCATTGCTTGCCCCGGGGATCTGGCCCGCCAGCCCCTTGGCGGAGGTCGAGAACCTGCCGCTTTACTACATGATCGCAGGTGGTGTGCTGTTTGCCGCGCGCGGCGGGCAATATGCCGTGGCGACCATTCTTGCCCGTCAGGGTTTGGGCGACAGCAAGGGCGTGCTGCTGGGATGGTTTGAACGCGCGGCCTTGTGCGTCGTGCTGATCGGCGGCTGGCCCGTATTCGCCGGTGCAGTTTTGGCGGCAAAGGCCATTTACATGGGCGCGAAAATGCCGGGCCGGGATACCACATCACGCAACAGGCTTATCCTCGGATCGGGCATTAGCTTGGCCTGGGGGCTGGCGGTTGCGATCCCTTTGGCGCTTGTCATGCCGATGATGCACTGA
- a CDS encoding SUF system Fe-S cluster assembly protein, translated as MTEQTPQMEGAPLIAPSSTDHPLYDNVVEACRSVFDPEIPVNIYDLGLVYTIDIGPENDVSIIMTLTAPGCPVAGEMPGWLADAVEPLDGVKTVNVEITWDPPWGMDMMSDEARLELGFM; from the coding sequence ATGACCGAGCAGACCCCGCAAATGGAAGGCGCACCACTGATCGCGCCCTCAAGCACGGACCACCCGTTGTATGACAATGTGGTAGAAGCCTGCCGGTCCGTGTTCGACCCGGAAATCCCGGTGAATATCTATGACCTCGGCCTTGTCTACACGATTGATATCGGGCCGGAAAACGACGTCTCTATCATCATGACGCTAACCGCACCGGGCTGCCCGGTGGCCGGAGAGATGCCTGGCTGGCTGGCCGACGCGGTCGAGCCGCTTGACGGTGTGAAAACCGTCAATGTCGAGATCACCTGGGACCCACCCTGGGGCATGGACATGATGAGCGATGAAGCCCGCCTCGAATTAGGCTTCATGTAA
- a CDS encoding LysR family transcriptional regulator gives MWDDLALFSEVARQGSLTAAAERLGSSPATLSRRMKALEASLGRPLFLHGRQGYALTSEGRELLRRTERMEAAAADITEWRDRPRGKRRVRISAGTWTAMILSRHLTAFWDASCDWVPEFLQCELDMDIARREIDIGIRNRRPDQPWLAGRKTASVHFAAYGKTPDVAGWIGAAGDRANTPSGRWTEAHHGDDIVTRANEAQLGMAMAQAGVGRMVLPTFIGDHTAGLIRLGAPIEDLTSEEWLVCHHEGRHDPAIRQALTALAQFLSSDGRTKAA, from the coding sequence ATGTGGGATGACCTCGCCCTGTTCTCGGAAGTGGCCCGACAAGGCAGCCTGACCGCTGCCGCAGAGCGGCTTGGCAGCAGTCCCGCAACGCTCAGCCGCCGGATGAAAGCGCTGGAAGCCTCTCTCGGCCGCCCGCTCTTCCTGCACGGACGGCAAGGCTATGCCTTAACGAGCGAGGGGCGCGAGCTGCTGCGCCGCACCGAGCGGATGGAGGCCGCGGCGGCTGACATCACGGAATGGCGCGACCGCCCGCGCGGCAAACGCAGGGTGCGAATATCGGCAGGCACTTGGACGGCTATGATCCTGTCGCGGCACCTGACTGCTTTCTGGGATGCAAGCTGCGATTGGGTGCCGGAATTCCTGCAATGTGAGTTGGACATGGACATCGCCCGGCGTGAGATCGACATCGGCATTCGCAACCGAAGGCCCGACCAGCCGTGGCTGGCCGGGCGAAAGACAGCCAGCGTGCATTTCGCAGCTTATGGGAAAACACCCGACGTGGCCGGTTGGATCGGCGCAGCGGGTGATCGGGCCAACACGCCTTCGGGCCGCTGGACCGAAGCGCATCACGGCGACGATATCGTGACCCGGGCTAATGAAGCGCAACTTGGCATGGCGATGGCGCAGGCCGGCGTGGGGCGCATGGTGCTGCCGACCTTCATCGGGGATCACACGGCAGGGCTTATCCGATTGGGCGCGCCAATTGAGGATTTGACCTCAGAAGAATGGCTGGTCTGCCACCATGAAGGCCGCCACGACCCGGCCATTCGGCAGGCCCTGACGGCATTGGCGCAGTTTCTGAGTTCGGACGGTCGCACCAAGGCCGCATGA